The DNA region GGCGAAACAGCCGTGATCTCGTCTCAGGCCGCACAGTTGGTCAGCAGCGCGGACCCACTGCGACGCGCCGCGACGAGTGTGCTGGAGTTGGTGCGTCTCCCGCCAGACGACTACGTCATTCGCGTGACCATCGAAGGCGCGGATGGCCGCGTGCTGGGGCAGCAGGCACGCGTCTTGTCGTGGGCCGGCGCTCGGTTGCGACCTTGAGACCCAGGCCGCGCTACGAGGTGGCGCAGCGAACAATCGCCGCGCCCGTCCGGTCGATGTCCGCCTCAGTCGTGGACCAGTTGCTGAGGGCCACACGCAGCGCGGCCATCCCGTGCCAGGTGGTGCCGCTGGCCCAACACGTGCCGTCGCGCTGCAGGCGGTCGATCATGGCGCGTGTGGCGGCATCGGGATCAGGTCCGGAAGTGACCCGCACGAGCACCTGGTTCAGCACCACGTCATTGATGACCGCGAGACCCGAATGAGCTCGTAGCTGATTGGCCAGGCGCGTTGCGAGCCGGCAGCATCGTTCCACCAGATCGGCCACGCCCTGGCGGCCCATCGAACGAAGTGCCGCGTAGACGGGAATCGCCCGGCCCCGGCGCGATTCCTCGGGCACGAAGTCACGCGGGTCTCGTTCAGCCGCCGTCTCCACAATGTACGCCGCCGCCATCGTCATCGCCGCGCGATGTGAGGCGGTGTGGGCGGTAAAGACGAGGCCGCAGTCATAGGGGACGTTGAGCCACTTGTGGGCGTCCGTGGCCACCGAGTCGGCCCTGTTGATTCCGCGCACAAGGTGCGCCAGCACCGGACTCGCTGCGGCCCACAGGCCAAACGCGCCATCCACGTGCAGCCATGCGCCCCGGGCGTTCGCGGCGTCGGCAATCTCTTCGATCGGGTCAAACGCTCCCGAATTCACATTGCCGGCTTGCGCGCAGACGATGCAGGGGCCGGAGCCGATGGAGAGGGCCTCGCGCAACGCGTCGGCCCGCATCCGGCCCTGGTCGTCGGTAGGGACGCGCCGCACGCGGCTCGCGCCCAGGCCCAGCATGCGAAGCGCGTTGAAGATGGTGTAGTGCGATTCGTCCGAGACCACCACGTCGATGGGCGGCGCACCGAAGAGACCCTGCGCTTCCACATCCCAGCCGGCCGCCGCCAGCACATGATGACGAGCGGCTGCGAGCGCCGTGAAGTTCGCCCCCTGGCACCCGGTGACAAACCCGGTGCTCCAGTGTGCCGGGAGTCCCGCAAGCTCTTTCAGCCATCCGGCCGTGATGTCTTCGACTACCGCCACCAGCGGCGAGAGCACATGCACGCCCGCGTTCTGATCCCACGCGGAGACCAGCCAATCGGCTGCCGTGGCCGCCGGCAAGGAGCCACCGACGACGAAGCCGTGATAGCGCGGGCCCTGTGTGGCGACGGTGCCTCGCTCAGCGGCATGCGCGAGCGCGTCGATGATGGCGCCCTCTGGATCGCCTGTCTCAGGCAGGACACCGCCCAGCGCAGCGCGAAGCTCATCGGCGGTCGCCGTGGCGCCGACGTGGCGGTCGGCAATGGTCTCCAGGTACTGCGTAGCGTGCGAAGCGGCGCGATTCAGAAGATCAGTACGGTCGGACATAAGCCAATTGTCGGGGTCCGGGAGTCCCGGAGTCCAGGGGGCAAGCTCGAAGACTGCAGGCTACCGATTCAACGCAACCCCAGCACCTGAATGCGAAACGGTTCGTCTTCGAATTGCAGCGGCTGCGTCAACCAGGCTCGTTGGCGGCGATCGCGGGCGATGGCCGTGACGATGAGCAGGGTGCCCGATAGCGAGAGGAACAACGGCCACGAGAACAGGCTCAGCTGAAACAACGAAGCCAGCAGGCTGGTGACAAGCACGTAGATGATGAGCGCGCCGATGAGGGTGAAGACCAGCGGCCGCTTTCCCGGAATCCAGGTGCAGGTGAACGGCACGCGACGCCAGTCGAGCAACATCACTTCAGCCATCGCCAATCCCGCGAGAGCCGAGAGCAGTACCGTGCGCCAGGCGTCGATGCCGATCACCCAGAATTGCAGCGGCAC from Acidobacteriota bacterium includes:
- a CDS encoding aspartate aminotransferase family protein, which translates into the protein MSDRTDLLNRAASHATQYLETIADRHVGATATADELRAALGGVLPETGDPEGAIIDALAHAAERGTVATQGPRYHGFVVGGSLPAATAADWLVSAWDQNAGVHVLSPLVAVVEDITAGWLKELAGLPAHWSTGFVTGCQGANFTALAAARHHVLAAAGWDVEAQGLFGAPPIDVVVSDESHYTIFNALRMLGLGASRVRRVPTDDQGRMRADALREALSIGSGPCIVCAQAGNVNSGAFDPIEEIADAANARGAWLHVDGAFGLWAAASPVLAHLVRGINRADSVATDAHKWLNVPYDCGLVFTAHTASHRAAMTMAAAYIVETAAERDPRDFVPEESRRGRAIPVYAALRSMGRQGVADLVERCCRLATRLANQLRAHSGLAVINDVVLNQVLVRVTSGPDPDAATRAMIDRLQRDGTCWASGTTWHGMAALRVALSNWSTTEADIDRTGAAIVRCATS